From a single Hippopotamus amphibius kiboko isolate mHipAmp2 chromosome X, mHipAmp2.hap2, whole genome shotgun sequence genomic region:
- the RPS4X gene encoding 40S ribosomal protein S4, X isoform: protein MARGPKKHLKRVAAPKHWMLDKLTGVFAPRPSTGPHKLRECLPLIIFLRNRLKYALTGDEVKKICMQRFIKIDGKVRTDITYPAGFMDVISIDKTGENFRLIYDTKGRFAVHRITPEEAKYKLCKVRKIFVGTKGIPHLVTHDARTIRYPDPLIKVNDTIQIDLETGKITDFIKFDTGNLCMVTGGANLGRIGVITNRERHPGSFDVVHVKDANGNSFATRLSNIFVIGKGNKPWISLPRGKGIRLTIAEERDKRLAAKQSSG from the exons ATG GCCCGTGGTCCCAAGAAGCACCTGAAGCGTGTAGCAGCTCCAAAGCATTGGATGCTGGATAAACTGACTGGTGTGTTT GCTCCTCGTCCATCTACTGGTCCCCACAAGCTGAGGGAATGTCTCCCTCTAATCATTTTCCTAAGGAACAGACTTAAGTATGCCCTAACAGGAGATGAAGTAAAGAAGATCTGCATGCAGCGTTTCATTAAGATTGATGGCAAGGTCCGCACTGATATAACATACCCTGCTGGTTTTATGG ATGTTATCAGCATTGACAAGACTGGAGAGAATTTTCGTCTGATCTATGACACCAAGGGTCGCTTTGCTGTTCATCGAATTACACCTGAGGAGGCCAAG TATAAGTTGTGCAAAGTGAGAAAGATCTTTGTGGGGACAAAAGGAATCCCTCATCTGGTGACCCATGACGCTCGTACCATCCGCTACCCTGACCCCCTCATCAAGGTGAATGACACCATTCAGATTGATTTGGAGACTGGCAAAATTACTGATTTCATCAAATTTGACACTG GTAACCTGTGCATGGTGACTGGAGGCGCTAACCTGGGAAGAATTGGTGTGATCACTAACCGGGAGAGACATCCTGGTTCTTTTGATGTAGTTCACGTGAAAGATGCCAATGGCAACAGCTTTGCCACGCGGCTCTCCAACATTTTCGTTATTGGCAAA GGCAACAAACCATGGATCTCTCTTCCCCGTGGAAAGGGTATCCGCCTTACCATTGCTGAGGAGAGAGACAAGAGACTGGCGGCCAAACAGAGCAGTGGATAA